In Meleagris gallopavo isolate NT-WF06-2002-E0010 breed Aviagen turkey brand Nicholas breeding stock chromosome 6, Turkey_5.1, whole genome shotgun sequence, the genomic stretch ctctttctccccagGCCCTCCCAGCGTTTCCAAGATTGACTGAAAATCTCTGACAGCAGATTCACATGCAAAGAGCTCCTTCCCCTCCATGAACTCCTCCAGCTGAGGCAggactctctctctcctttcttgaGCCGCTTGCTCTGTTAGcactttttctttgaagatgaaGTAGCAGCCACCATAACTCAGAGCAGAGACATAGGTTATTAATGTAGTGATGTCTAAGTTCACTCTATTGCACACATTTACTTTGATCTGTGTAGGAAAAGCAATGCTGGTCACTAAATTCTCCCGATCTACTCTGGTGACCTGCAGTTCAAGGTCTTCTTCATCTGATTCACTGGCACTTAGGTGCTGGTTTTCCACAGATGGTTCTACTAGAGAGTTCACTGCAACAACATCTCCTCGCACAGATATCCCCATCTCCTTAAGTCTCTCTGCCATAGGACTGGACACGCTGTTGTAGAAGGCAAATATTATGTGGGGATTGCTATACTCCACTGGCTGTTGACAGCTTGCCTGCAGGAAGTCTTCAGCCTGCTCAATGACACTTTTGTCACCATACTGGCCCCTTCCCAGCCAGATATTATGCAGGGCTTCAGCCTTCCGACCAATGGCCTTCACCCACGTGTGACCTCCATTTGCTACAACGTCTACCACCAGCGTCTGTCTGTTTCCAAACCTGTCCTCATAAGAAAAGACTTGGAGGACACTGACAACATCCTCCAGGTTCTCTGCTGACTGGATAATGGCTTGGAGATGGGTGAGGTTTGTACTCTGCAGATGAGATTCTTTAATGACCATCTTCCCCGACTCCACTTTGTGTAAGAAGTTTAACTCGGCCTTCAGTTTGCCACATAGTTTTGCCCCACCTTCTATTCTCCTTTTCTGGAACTTGGAAAGGGCTTCTGCTCTCTTGATCAGTTCTTTGGCAACGGCAATTCTTTCACAAAGCAGTGTCTGCACAGACATGTTGGAAACATTATTCCTAttagatgaaagaaaaggagaagactGTTAGGACACAGCTAAGAATAAGGACAGTCAAAAGGCCACTGCAACAGTACACATCAGAACTCTGTAGTAGATTTGGTGGAACAGCTGCCTGTACTGTAAAGCACAAGCCTCAGAAACCTCCACACAAGCCCCACCAAAGCCTTCACCTTTGATGACACAGCCTAAAGCCCAAGATTCCAGTTCTCAGCAAGGAAGAATAACAGCCTCAAGTGTCCACAGACACCTTGCAAGGGTGTGCATCTTTTCACTCACATCTGAGTCCCTCGCAGAGCCAGTCATCTAAAGAGATCTCAGCTCCCAAAGTTCATTTCCATTGTTGTTGCCATTCAGAGCAAAATTAGAAATCCTCCATATGCAAATGTTTCCCCTCCCTCAGACCACACTATCATTATAATATTAGTCATCTACCACGCTTACAGATATACATAAATCACTGTTATTTAATATAGCGTAGAAAACGCCCATTATATCTTACAATTCTGAATAGCATACCTCTGTCCTCTCCAACTTACACTATATAATCCCCTGAATAAGCTACTAACACCCCTCTGGGTAAATTTCAACATTACACAGCATTGTGACAAATTATAATTCCAGGGTCAGGAAGATTTGGAAATCTCTATGTTCTCTAGCTTCAtcacaaaaatcacagaattgtaggggttggaagggacctcatcAAAAGTCCAatctccctgctaaagcaggttcacTAGAGATTTATTGTGCAGCATCAGACAAACACATTCCTCTGCATCTACACTACTTAGTATATCTCCCTGAACATAACAGTAGGAACTGCTTAACTGAATGATTTGAAAAATGTACAATTCAGTATCACAtcaaaaacacaatttttaaaGACACTCAGTAAATTGCCACTATGGAGAGTGAAATTCATCCATTTTCACTCCCAACTATGCGTATAAACAGATGCTCCTGTGATTTTTATCTGAACTGCACTTTGAAGAAAACTAGGATcaaaaggcaaaacaaatataatttcagtcaaaaatgtgaaaaatgataCAGTCTCAGTCCTACAAAAGACTCTGTCATTACTACTCTGGAACCTGACTTCATTATACACAATTCAAACACAGTTATTATTAACTCCTACTGGCTCAGTAAATTCTTAACATTACCaaaatctttcctttcttgtcaACCACTGTCTAAAATCTTCCATCATGCCTTATTCACTCTTTTCAGGGTCAGAAGATGCCAACAAACTTTATCCTTCCTCTCAAAATCCCAACCAGGCAGGTTCAAGCACCAATCCCTTCACTGCCCAAAGTGAATCTTCCTCCTATCAGTGCCAGGACAGGAGAACTCTGATTCACTTTTGGCTCTCAGTATCAGTACAGAGTATTTAACCTCCTAGCATTCCAAAATTGCACCTTCAAGGTTCCTCAGTCAGAACAAGAAACTCACACTTCTGCAGCAATGCTTCAGTGCCTCTGTGAAGGTACATCCACCTCCCACCACCTCCAGCTCTCGCCTTTTCATAGCCACACGTGGTTCTGCAGGGTGCTTGCAAGCTACTGCTCACCCAATTACTAAGAAGGAGGAAAACTTTAAGACCTTTAAACAGCCACGAGGCTGAGTGGAGGTCTGCCCCATGTGCAGTGCCTTCTCTGAGCTCAGCTTCCATGAACCACCTGTGAGGGCAGGCAGGGCGCTGGGTCAGGCAGTGCCACATCACATCCCACAGCGGCTGATGTTCGGCAGTTATTACAGTGATGGCAGTTCATTATATACTTCCAGCAGGAAGCCAAGGATTATTCTCGTACGTAAAGAGTAAAACCTTGTAGTTACTACTTCGGGACCTCTCCCCACAGCGGCTCCAACTTTTACAAGAGCAGTAAAACTTCAGGATGAAGCCCAGTTCAAGCTCTTACAGGAAAATAAGCCCACCaacccagcccagcttttcaGTGTGACACAGCTGGGGGACCCCAACGTTAACCACAAAACGCCCGCAGAGGCAGCACTTCCGTAAACGAGGACAAACCCCCCCTCAACCCAGCTGCTATcgcagcccccagccccgcCCAGCCGAAGACGCCACTCCAGGCCACTCGCGCGCAGCCCCGAGCCGAGCTCCTCTCCCCTCCGCCGCCATCACGTGAGCGTGGCGCCATTTTGAGCGCGGGCAAGGCGCGCTCAGCGCCAGCTCCCGGCCCTTCCGTGTTTACCCGGACGCCGGGCANNNNNNNNNNNNNNNNNNNNNNNNNNNNNNNNNNNNNNNNNNNNNNNNNNNNNNNNNNNNNNNNNNNNNNNNNNNNNNNNNNNNNNNNNNNNNNNNNNNNNNNNNNNNNNNNNNNNNNNNNNNNNNNNNNNNNNNNNNNNNNNNNNNNNNNNNNNNNNNNNNNNNNNNNNNNNNNNNNNNNNNNNNNNNNNNNNNNNNNNNNNNNNNNNNNNNNNNNNNNNNNNNNNNNNNNNNNNNNNNNNNNNNNNNNNNNNNNNNNNNNNNNNNNNNNNNNNNNNNNNNNNNNNNNNNNNNNNNNNNNNNNNNNNNNNNNNNNNNNNNNNNNNNNNNNNNNNNNNNNNNNNNNNNNNNNNNNNNNNNNNNNNNNNNNNNNNNNNNNNNNNNNNNNNNNNNNNNNNNNNNNNNNNNNNNNNNNNNNNNNNNNNNNNNNNNNNNNNNNNNNNNNNNNNNNNNNNNNNNNNNNNNNNNNNNNNNNNNNNNNNNNNNNNNNNNNNNNNNNNNNNNNNNNNNNNNNNNNNNNNNNNNNNNNNNNNNNNNNNNNNNNNNNNNNNNNNNNNNNNNNNNNNNNNNNNNNNNNNNNNNNNNNNNNNNNNNNNNNNNNNNNNNNNNNNNNNNNNNNNNNNNNNNNNNNNNNNNNNNNNNNNNNNNNNNNNNNNNNNNNNNNNNNNNNNNNNNNNNNNNNNNNNNNNNNNNNNNNNNNNNNNNNNNNNNNNNNNNNNNNNNNNNNNNNNNNNNNNNNNNNNNNNNNNNNNNNNNNNNNNNNNNNNNNNNNNNNNNNNNNNNNNNNNNNNNNNNNNNNNNNNNNNNNNNNNNNNNNNNNNNNNNNNNNNNNNNNNNNNNNNNNNNNNNNNNNNNNNNNNNNNNNNNNNNNNNNNNNNNNNNNNNNNNNNNNNNNNNNNNNNNNNNCGCCTGTCGTGCCACggcctgctgctgtgctctggcagACAGAGAGGAGGGGGGATCCTCCAAAAGCatacattttatctttttaaaatgcctttttttttctcNNNNNNNNNNNNNNNNNNNNNNNNNNNNNNNNNNNNNNNNNNNNNNNNNNNNNNNNNNNNNNNNNNNNNNNNNNNNNNNNNNNNNNNNNNNNNNNNNNNNTTTTTAAATCCAGGCATACTGCGTTATAGCAGACGAAGATTTCGGCCTCTacagagcagctgtgtgctTGGATCAGCCTTCTGCTCTCCTTATGGAAGGCCAGAGCATAGTCAGCTCTGACCTTTAATTTTAGCGAGGAAGAAACAATCACGTATGTATCAGTGAAGCTTCAGCATCACTAGCAGTTGGTGCCCAATGCGAGCAATGGTCCTCTGTGCTCAAGCACTTGGTGCCTTTATTTGTGCCAAGACGCTGCCTGCCTCACCAGCAGCTCAACTACTCAGTAAATCTCCCAGTGGCCTCAGGCCTCTTTTTGTGCTACAGCACAAACAGCGAGAAGAATACTTCCAACACTTCTACTTAACCTAACAGCCTCACTAAACTGGTGATGGCATACAATGGTACTATGCTGCTCTAAGCTCTTGATCCCACCAGTGAAGTAAAGCCCAAGAATTCTGTGTTCACAATGGTGTTGTGCTGTCTGGATTTCCTCAAAGCTGACCATCTTCCAAGACAAATCTCAATCAAAGCATGTTGTCTGCATTAAGTGATCAGTGTCTCTTCTTCAGATTACTGATCAGAAACAAGATAATGAATGCGTGATACATCACAGTCATTTTAAGTCTTGAGCTTGTGTTTTGCCATTTCTTATGAAGGAATTTTGTCCACTCTTTACCCTTTGACATCTCCTTATCCATT encodes the following:
- the C6H7orf25 gene encoding UPF0415 protein C7orf25 homolog; protein product: MSVQTLLCERIAVAKELIKRAEALSKFQKRRIEGGAKLCGKLKAELNFLHKVESGKMVIKESHLQSTNLTHLQAIIQSAENLEDVVSVLQVFSYEDRFGNRQTLVVDVVANGGHTWVKAIGRKAEALHNIWLGRGQYGDKSVIEQAEDFLQASCQQPVEYSNPHIIFAFYNSVSSPMAERLKEMGISVRGDVVAVNSLVEPSVENQHLSASESDEEDLELQVTRVDRENLVTSIAFPTQIKVNVCNRVNLDITTLITYVSALSYGGCYFIFKEKVLTEQAAQERRERVLPQLEEFMEGKELFACESAVRDFQSILETLGGPGEKERAALLVKRINVVADQPSDRALRLVASSKINSRSLTIFGTGDTLKAITMTANSGFVRAAANQGVKFSVFVHQPRALTESKESVATPLPKSCLRDNGL